One Halobellus ruber genomic window carries:
- a CDS encoding tyrosine-type recombinase/integrase yields the protein MVDRTQTAGSSRDQGHETTLQDAVEYYLDSRDSGIYQSTASHILKSFIEHIEDRGAETVADLDTRVLVTYASYLRRRVDGDGISPATARNYYDVVSGWLTYCVRRGWLESNPAFRQAPKEELPEDTSDPTTQQRWTRQNRVEIVRWADWRAESAAEHEWMDPTVASRDRALIALFGYTGVRGAEVLRDGRDEQRDGLRWSNVDLETGQMRVWAKKREWQRVAIHERALRYLRVHKRRQNPTNDEWPVFATRHAHTLLKGLPDDVDSGDYLAAYREYDRIPQAPGTHGGRSVLETLCIESGIRASDGDVLKPHAARRGLGKELYQQQPEKAQEQLRHEDLAVTNKHYNDVETAEQKESLDSMID from the coding sequence ATGGTCGACCGCACTCAGACCGCCGGTTCCTCCAGGGATCAGGGTCACGAGACCACCCTCCAGGATGCGGTGGAGTACTATCTCGACTCCAGGGACTCGGGGATCTACCAATCGACAGCGAGCCACATCCTCAAGTCGTTCATCGAGCACATCGAGGACCGCGGCGCCGAGACCGTCGCCGATCTCGACACGCGGGTGCTGGTGACCTATGCCTCCTACCTCCGCCGGCGCGTCGACGGCGACGGGATCTCCCCGGCGACCGCCCGCAACTACTACGACGTCGTCTCCGGATGGCTGACCTACTGCGTTCGTCGTGGGTGGCTCGAATCCAACCCGGCGTTCCGACAGGCACCGAAAGAGGAGCTCCCCGAGGACACCAGCGACCCCACGACCCAACAGCGGTGGACGCGACAGAACCGCGTGGAGATCGTCCGGTGGGCCGACTGGCGCGCCGAGAGCGCCGCCGAGCACGAGTGGATGGATCCGACCGTTGCGAGTCGGGACCGCGCCTTGATCGCCCTGTTCGGGTACACGGGCGTCCGTGGGGCCGAGGTTCTCCGGGACGGTCGCGACGAGCAACGCGACGGCCTCAGGTGGTCGAACGTCGACCTCGAGACGGGCCAGATGCGGGTGTGGGCGAAGAAACGTGAGTGGCAGCGGGTCGCGATCCACGAGCGGGCGCTACGCTACCTCCGCGTCCACAAGCGCCGGCAGAACCCGACAAACGACGAGTGGCCGGTGTTCGCGACGCGGCACGCGCACACGCTCCTGAAGGGCCTTCCCGACGACGTCGATTCCGGTGACTATCTCGCAGCCTACCGGGAGTACGACCGCATCCCGCAGGCACCCGGGACGCACGGTGGTCGCAGCGTCCTTGAGACACTGTGCATTGAATCTGGGATCCGCGCCTCCGATGGCGACGTGCTAAAACCGCACGCAGCACGCCGCGGGCTCGGGAAAGAACTCTACCAACAGCAGCCCGAGAAGGCGCAGGAACAACTCCGACACGAGGATCTGGCGGTCACGAACAAGCATTATAATGACGTCGAAACCGCCGAGCAGAAGGAGTCGCTGGATTCGATGATTGATTAA
- a CDS encoding type II toxin-antitoxin system PemK/MazF family toxin, whose amino-acid sequence MTDEQKPIFERGDVVYGDDPFKGEEDARPWLILSNHKGRPFHGEQYIALTLTSKSWMDGLIDIPEESWLRGGTPDESRIVPWGVQSIGHEDIDFWQRRLAGELADNAANALVDELR is encoded by the coding sequence GTGACCGACGAACAGAAACCGATCTTCGAGCGGGGCGACGTCGTCTATGGCGACGACCCGTTCAAAGGCGAGGAAGACGCTCGTCCTTGGCTTATCCTTTCGAACCACAAAGGCCGTCCGTTCCACGGCGAGCAGTATATCGCGCTCACGTTGACCTCAAAATCATGGATGGATGGGCTCATCGACATCCCCGAGGAGAGTTGGCTTCGCGGTGGGACACCGGATGAGAGTAGAATAGTTCCGTGGGGTGTGCAATCGATCGGCCACGAGGATATCGATTTCTGGCAGAGACGTCTGGCGGGTGAGCTCGCCGATAACGCAGCTAATGCTCTCGTCGACGAACTCCGGTAG
- a CDS encoding MarR family transcriptional regulator, with amino-acid sequence MSIDRDTFENTSEDELEDLSVPDQVLGFLAAHEDRAFKAREIASQIGVDEGAVSTALSRLKDRALVEHKATYWAVTEDAERLDGYSGYERATALFNDQLGGEDKESWREHAPSDPHPSVDDEQ; translated from the coding sequence ATGTCCATCGACCGAGACACCTTCGAGAACACGAGTGAGGACGAACTCGAGGACCTCTCCGTCCCCGATCAAGTCCTCGGTTTTCTCGCAGCTCACGAGGATCGAGCGTTCAAAGCGCGCGAGATCGCGTCCCAGATCGGCGTCGACGAAGGTGCGGTCAGTACGGCTCTCTCGCGGTTGAAGGATCGTGCCCTCGTCGAACACAAGGCGACGTACTGGGCGGTGACGGAGGACGCCGAGCGCCTTGACGGATACAGCGGGTATGAACGAGCAACGGCTCTATTCAACGACCAATTGGGTGGGGAGGACAAGGAATCCTGGCGCGAGCACGCGCCCAGCGACCCGCATCCGAGCGTTGATGACGAACAGTGA
- a CDS encoding IclR family transcriptional regulator: MNLLVEEYRKGIYLHREQGENAVEVDSYTGHRVHLHSTALGKAILAELPRERVEEIIDQHGLPATTENNITEREELFDRLDQIREQGVAFDDEERLPGLRCVARAVTDNNCEVHGAISVSGPSSRMQGSRYDEEIPQKLEEVTNIVSLNMGYS, encoded by the coding sequence GTGAACCTACTTGTTGAGGAGTATCGCAAAGGAATTTATCTCCACCGTGAGCAGGGTGAAAATGCCGTAGAGGTCGATTCCTACACAGGCCACCGTGTCCACCTCCATAGCACGGCTCTCGGGAAGGCTATCTTGGCAGAACTGCCCCGTGAACGAGTTGAGGAAATAATCGATCAACACGGCCTCCCAGCGACGACAGAAAACAACATTACCGAGCGTGAGGAACTGTTTGATCGGCTTGATCAGATCCGCGAGCAGGGCGTCGCTTTTGACGATGAGGAACGGCTGCCTGGCCTCCGCTGTGTGGCTCGGGCGGTTACCGATAACAACTGCGAGGTCCACGGCGCCATCAGTGTTTCTGGTCCTTCCAGTCGAATGCAGGGAAGCCGGTACGACGAAGAGATTCCTCAAAAGCTAGAGGAGGTCACGAATATTGTGAGCCTCAATATGGGCTATTCGTAA
- the speB gene encoding agmatinase: MFNRNEYLLSITNIFNSFSDDTRTMIDPMEVPRFAGIPTFMRMEHTYELEDVDADVAVLGVPYDDATTYRPGARFGPRAVRQASTLLKPYNPVTDTDLREFAIVDHDDAPVVPGYTETTFEEIEDRVDYVFENGASPAIIGGDHSTTLPVLRAVADEYGPVSLVQFDAHSDLWTEYFGKNHNHGTTVHYAIEEGLIDPETSIRIGDRGGLYGREDIDRVENSGIKYYTTDEFGENSIDEIRTAVQERVEGAAFATIDIDVVDPAFAPGTGTPMPGGLTSREILGLTRTLHGLDLVGFDLVEVSPPYDDQSNSTAVLAASIFFEALCALVAAIDEK; encoded by the coding sequence ATGTTCAATCGGAACGAATATCTGCTCAGCATCACCAATATTTTTAACTCTTTTTCAGACGATACCCGAACGATGATCGATCCGATGGAGGTCCCCCGGTTCGCGGGGATTCCGACGTTTATGCGAATGGAACACACGTATGAACTCGAGGACGTCGACGCTGACGTTGCAGTCCTCGGCGTTCCATACGACGACGCGACAACTTATCGGCCTGGCGCGCGCTTCGGGCCGCGGGCGGTCCGGCAGGCGTCGACCCTACTCAAACCGTACAACCCCGTCACCGATACCGACCTCCGGGAGTTTGCGATCGTCGACCACGACGACGCGCCTGTCGTACCGGGATATACGGAGACGACTTTCGAGGAGATTGAGGATCGAGTCGACTACGTGTTCGAAAACGGGGCATCACCGGCCATCATCGGCGGTGATCACTCGACTACGCTCCCCGTACTCCGCGCCGTTGCCGACGAGTACGGACCTGTTTCGCTCGTCCAGTTCGATGCCCACTCAGACCTCTGGACCGAGTACTTTGGGAAGAATCATAACCACGGGACGACCGTTCACTACGCTATCGAGGAAGGGTTGATCGATCCAGAAACGTCGATCAGAATCGGCGACCGAGGCGGCCTCTACGGTCGCGAGGACATCGACCGCGTCGAAAATTCCGGTATTAAATACTATACCACAGATGAATTCGGGGAGAATTCTATCGACGAAATCCGAACGGCAGTTCAAGAGCGAGTCGAGGGGGCGGCATTCGCCACCATCGATATCGATGTCGTCGATCCCGCATTCGCTCCGGGAACTGGTACACCGATGCCGGGTGGGCTTACCTCACGGGAGATTCTCGGACTGACACGGACGCTCCACGGGTTAGACCTCGTCGGGTTCGATCTCGTCGAGGTGTCGCCACCATATGACGATCAATCCAACTCGACGGCCGTCCTCGCCGCGTCCATCTTTTTCGAGGCCCTCTGCGCATTGGTCGCAGCTATCGACGAAAAGTAA
- a CDS encoding DUF1989 domain-containing protein, with protein sequence MLEQRIPEKRGAAFEIAAGDTFEVTDPEGQQVADLVAFNAENPSERFSTKYSYRRNNKVRVSTGDTLYTTEGREILTITEDDCGVHDLLYAPCNEWVLDDYYDQPDQNGCRENLSEALAPLGVDEDLVLNTLNVFMKSTIAEQTYIDIREPPSEPGDTVQFQAEQDSYVAVSSCAGESVVNAGETNPIDIRVPDGTDIHTNF encoded by the coding sequence ATGTTAGAACAACGCATACCCGAGAAGCGAGGTGCTGCCTTCGAGATCGCAGCGGGCGACACTTTCGAAGTAACTGACCCCGAAGGACAGCAGGTCGCGGACCTCGTTGCCTTCAATGCCGAGAACCCATCAGAGCGGTTCTCTACGAAGTACAGCTACCGGCGGAACAACAAGGTCCGAGTGTCGACGGGCGATACCCTCTACACGACGGAGGGTCGTGAGATCCTCACCATCACTGAGGACGACTGCGGGGTCCACGACCTTCTATACGCGCCCTGCAACGAGTGGGTGCTCGACGACTATTACGACCAGCCCGACCAGAACGGCTGCCGGGAGAACCTCTCGGAAGCCCTCGCGCCGCTTGGTGTTGACGAGGACCTCGTCCTCAACACGCTGAACGTCTTTATGAAGTCCACGATCGCTGAACAGACGTACATCGATATCCGGGAGCCTCCGTCAGAACCGGGCGACACCGTACAGTTCCAGGCGGAGCAGGACTCTTACGTCGCGGTCTCCTCGTGTGCCGGCGAGTCCGTCGTCAACGCCGGCGAGACGAACCCCATTGACATCCGCGTCCCTGACGGAACGGACATTCATACGAACTTCTGA
- a CDS encoding sodium:solute symporter family protein, translating into MPSIWVWMGLTVTTVYLLVLVYLGYRGSQLTLDDVSDYFVAEGTISSALIFLTGIGTALSSFTFLGGSGITYSLGIAGIVIVGAIVVTDIPAMVILGEKFWKISKMGKDYVTPSDLLCDRFDDSSTLRVIVALIAIGFSFFYIAIQFKGMGLVLNVLTGEFISQNAAIAYIGLFMAVYIAIGGMRGVVYTDALQAILLFGGLAAVSLWIVFTVPGDIYVRATEQAAKVGTIQGDLINLYTVAAGFGLSLPVWPHMWERYYAAKNHSGVWGLGLAEGVGDTFLLTLFAGLIGFAGLVVFPGLEGAQTDTVVLRFIEQMPGPLLGLMMAAAVAAAMSTADSIILMIGSIFSRDVYQVLISGDASEKKLATYSKVVSGVIALGALLVATRPLGELIQLVLDLSFPGYFLLFPVAIAAFWWPRANKYGVSAGLVAGTATLVYLLATDTSVFNIWVGFPGAIVVIGVMIVVSYLTPEPPEDRVNEFIYEVREADPADLEGGTGQHAKGGTPADD; encoded by the coding sequence ATGCCATCGATCTGGGTCTGGATGGGTCTGACCGTCACCACGGTGTATCTGTTAGTCCTCGTTTATTTAGGGTACCGCGGCTCGCAACTGACCCTGGACGACGTGAGCGATTACTTCGTCGCCGAAGGGACGATTAGTTCAGCCCTCATCTTCCTCACCGGGATTGGGACCGCACTGAGTTCGTTCACGTTCCTTGGGGGCAGCGGCATCACCTACAGCCTCGGCATCGCAGGCATCGTCATCGTCGGCGCTATCGTCGTTACCGACATTCCGGCGATGGTGATTCTAGGCGAGAAGTTCTGGAAAATCAGTAAGATGGGGAAAGACTATGTCACCCCGTCGGACCTCCTCTGTGATCGGTTCGACGACAGTAGTACACTCCGCGTCATCGTGGCCCTCATCGCGATTGGGTTCTCGTTCTTCTACATCGCGATTCAGTTCAAGGGTATGGGGCTCGTCCTGAACGTGCTCACGGGCGAATTCATTTCCCAAAACGCCGCTATTGCCTACATCGGCCTATTTATGGCTGTGTACATCGCGATCGGGGGGATGCGAGGTGTCGTATACACCGACGCGCTCCAGGCAATCCTATTGTTCGGCGGTCTCGCCGCCGTCTCCCTGTGGATCGTCTTTACCGTCCCCGGAGATATCTACGTTCGCGCAACCGAGCAGGCGGCGAAAGTCGGCACTATCCAGGGCGACCTCATCAACCTATACACCGTCGCAGCTGGATTCGGGCTCTCACTTCCTGTCTGGCCGCATATGTGGGAGCGATACTACGCCGCGAAGAACCACTCCGGCGTCTGGGGACTGGGTCTCGCAGAGGGCGTCGGCGACACGTTCCTATTGACCCTGTTCGCAGGCCTAATCGGGTTCGCTGGGCTCGTAGTATTCCCTGGTTTAGAGGGTGCGCAGACCGACACGGTCGTCCTCCGGTTCATCGAACAGATGCCGGGGCCGCTGCTCGGACTGATGATGGCCGCAGCCGTCGCAGCCGCGATGTCGACCGCGGACTCCATCATCCTCATGATCGGCTCCATCTTCTCCCGAGACGTCTACCAAGTACTCATCAGCGGTGACGCCTCCGAGAAGAAGCTCGCGACGTACTCGAAGGTCGTCTCTGGGGTTATCGCACTCGGGGCGCTGCTCGTCGCGACGAGGCCGCTGGGCGAGCTCATCCAGCTCGTCCTCGATCTGAGCTTCCCAGGGTACTTCCTGCTGTTCCCCGTCGCCATCGCCGCCTTCTGGTGGCCGCGCGCGAACAAGTATGGGGTCAGTGCTGGGCTTGTCGCCGGCACCGCGACGCTCGTCTACCTGCTGGCCACCGACACGTCAGTGTTCAACATCTGGGTCGGCTTCCCCGGCGCCATTGTCGTGATTGGGGTTATGATCGTAGTATCGTACCTCACACCGGAACCGCCGGAAGACCGCGTCAATGAGTTCATTTACGAGGTCCGCGAAGCGGACCCAGCCGACCTGGAAGGCGGCACCGGACAGCACGCCAAAGGAGGGACGCCGGCCGACGACTGA
- a CDS encoding allantoate amidohydrolase gives MTVNINRDRLVETMKEQAEIGATEKGGLDRLALTDADKAIRDWFCEQLEELGLDIRIDEMGNIFGYRAGVNPDAGTVLLGSHLDSQPNGGIYDGALGVISALEFLRTLEDENISTESGIEIVNWTNEEGSRFPPAMMSSAVWAGEIPIEEAYATTDQDGVTFVDALERIDYRGEVPAEPQRDYNASLELHIEQGPYLDKGGYNVGIVTGIVGLRWGEFTFYGQANHSGTTPMHYRNDALVAASNLVTLIRVIPGTLGERTVATTGVLEADPASINVIPGKARVTFDLRDPDDQIADTGVERIKAEARAAAEREGVTWEYKERMRASSVDFADRCVTAVREAVSDLGYDGRDLVSGAGHDATYTASVCDTGMVFAVSEGGKSHTPEEFTDWDDCYAAANTYANAALSLAGVADVTDND, from the coding sequence GTGACAGTCAACATTAATCGCGATAGGCTCGTCGAGACAATGAAGGAACAAGCCGAAATCGGCGCTACCGAAAAAGGTGGCCTCGATCGCCTCGCGCTGACGGACGCTGACAAGGCTATTAGAGACTGGTTCTGCGAACAGCTCGAAGAGCTTGGACTGGACATCCGAATCGATGAAATGGGTAACATCTTCGGATATCGTGCAGGGGTAAACCCGGATGCAGGAACCGTTCTGTTGGGGTCTCACCTCGATTCACAGCCGAACGGCGGGATCTACGACGGTGCGTTGGGAGTGATTAGCGCGCTCGAGTTCTTACGGACTCTCGAAGACGAAAATATCAGTACCGAATCAGGAATAGAGATCGTCAACTGGACGAACGAGGAGGGTTCTCGGTTCCCACCCGCGATGATGTCGAGTGCTGTTTGGGCCGGTGAAATCCCGATAGAGGAGGCATATGCTACGACGGACCAGGACGGAGTGACATTCGTCGACGCCCTGGAACGTATTGACTATCGTGGAGAAGTGCCCGCCGAACCACAGCGGGACTACAACGCCTCTCTGGAACTTCATATCGAGCAGGGCCCCTACTTGGACAAGGGAGGGTACAACGTAGGGATTGTAACCGGGATTGTTGGACTCCGCTGGGGGGAATTCACGTTCTATGGCCAGGCCAACCACTCGGGAACGACCCCGATGCACTATCGCAACGATGCGCTTGTTGCGGCCAGTAACCTCGTCACCCTGATTCGGGTGATACCCGGGACGCTTGGGGAACGAACGGTCGCAACTACCGGAGTTCTTGAGGCCGATCCCGCCTCAATCAACGTCATCCCGGGGAAGGCTCGCGTAACGTTCGACCTACGCGATCCGGACGATCAAATAGCCGACACCGGTGTCGAACGCATCAAGGCGGAGGCGCGTGCCGCGGCGGAGCGTGAAGGTGTGACGTGGGAGTACAAAGAGCGAATGCGTGCATCGAGCGTTGACTTCGCTGATCGTTGTGTCACCGCAGTTCGGGAGGCCGTCTCCGACTTGGGGTACGACGGACGTGATCTGGTGAGTGGAGCGGGACACGACGCGACGTACACGGCGAGCGTTTGCGACACTGGAATGGTGTTCGCGGTCAGCGAAGGCGGTAAGAGCCATACACCCGAGGAGTTCACGGACTGGGACGACTGCTATGCCGCGGCGAATACGTACGCGAACGCCGCTCTCTCGCTCGCTGGCGTCGCTGACGTGACCGACAATGACTGA
- a CDS encoding amidase family protein produces MTDERLERLRREADRLGFDVSTSVLENCLETAENLRTTARALDDRADVEVSTYPDVSSRGEYNELLAYYETARQRRATGPLSGLRVVIKDNISVADLPLTCGSKRIAVVPNTDATVTSRLLDAGAVLVGKANMDAFAFGPSGEFSDYDPVENPTYPDRVPGGSSSGSGAAVASGEAEIALGSDTGGSIRIPAAACGVIGMKPTHALVPRHGFVSFAPSLDTIGPLGRDIETVAKTLSVLAGPSIHDPTARDRSLPRFSEGFNLPENPTVGLPQEFFEAADNRGRRSRSERCQ; encoded by the coding sequence ATGACTGATGAGCGACTTGAACGGCTTCGTCGGGAGGCTGACCGTCTTGGGTTCGACGTCTCCACGTCGGTGCTCGAAAATTGTCTCGAAACGGCAGAAAACCTGCGAACGACGGCGAGGGCGCTTGATGACCGGGCCGACGTAGAAGTGTCCACTTATCCGGACGTTTCCTCAAGAGGAGAGTACAACGAACTGCTCGCATATTATGAGACTGCCCGACAACGACGTGCAACTGGCCCGCTTTCGGGTTTGCGTGTCGTTATAAAGGACAATATCAGTGTAGCTGATCTCCCGCTGACGTGTGGCTCGAAGCGGATTGCTGTTGTTCCCAACACCGATGCGACTGTCACATCTCGACTACTCGATGCGGGTGCAGTCCTCGTCGGGAAGGCAAATATGGATGCCTTCGCATTCGGACCGAGCGGTGAATTCAGCGACTACGATCCGGTCGAGAATCCCACGTATCCCGATCGTGTTCCCGGAGGCTCCTCGTCCGGAAGTGGTGCCGCCGTTGCCTCAGGAGAGGCCGAAATTGCGCTCGGAAGTGACACCGGCGGCTCGATTCGGATCCCGGCTGCCGCTTGCGGAGTCATTGGGATGAAACCCACACACGCACTCGTCCCACGGCACGGGTTCGTTTCGTTTGCCCCATCGCTTGATACGATCGGCCCGCTCGGACGGGATATCGAAACTGTTGCCAAGACGCTGTCTGTGTTAGCTGGCCCAAGTATTCACGATCCGACGGCACGCGATCGGTCCCTTCCACGCTTTTCGGAGGGTTTTAACCTCCCTGAGAATCCGACAGTAGGGCTGCCACAAGAGTTCTTCGAGGCCGCAGACAACCGAGGTCGCCGAAGCCGTTCGGAACGCTGTCAGTAA
- a CDS encoding amidase family protein has protein sequence MARGAIEGAYFLIGAAEFVWYLDQEGIIRGQGSEYTDAVRELLRAVRDVDLGDHIASRILPSALLDSETEGGSYFAARREAFQYIERVTETLDTVDALVLPTLRTQPPGFGEMESAEDMLALLGNTAPFNLARVPAVSVPVGTVKGAPVAAQVVGSQFSDLQTLAIAEQLPRID, from the coding sequence CTGGCTCGTGGCGCGATCGAAGGGGCGTACTTCCTCATCGGAGCGGCTGAATTTGTCTGGTATTTGGATCAGGAAGGAATTATCCGTGGTCAGGGATCGGAGTACACGGACGCGGTCCGAGAACTACTACGGGCCGTCCGAGATGTTGATTTGGGAGACCACATCGCGTCCCGTATCCTCCCCTCAGCGCTGTTGGACTCCGAGACGGAGGGCGGTTCGTATTTCGCTGCGCGGCGAGAGGCATTTCAGTATATCGAGCGAGTCACTGAAACCTTGGATACGGTGGATGCACTCGTTCTACCGACACTACGCACACAACCGCCCGGGTTCGGAGAGATGGAAAGTGCTGAGGATATGTTGGCGCTATTGGGGAACACAGCGCCATTCAATCTTGCACGGGTGCCGGCCGTGTCAGTTCCCGTCGGGACGGTTAAGGGCGCACCGGTAGCAGCGCAGGTCGTCGGATCTCAATTCAGTGACTTGCAGACGCTCGCTATTGCCGAGCAGTTGCCACGGATTGATTAA